The nucleotide sequence GCACACAAACACCTTGGAGATTTTGAAGTATTTCCAAATAGCAGACTGACCTCGCTATTTCTTTCAGCCAGAATACATTTCAACTCAGTTTGCCATATGTCAAGTGTTTATTCATACAGCTGCTATGTGTTAACACACCTCCACCATGTGCCTCAGTGGGGATTTTCTCTCCTTATCAGAATTTAAAGTTCTCTCATCATTGCATCTAACTCAGCCTTTGATGATAAAATTTCCCAGTATGTTTCCTGCATGCTTGCTACTGTAGCCCTAGACTTAACTAGGAGTTAACTCAGTGTAGATTACTTgtacaatacaaaaaaaaaaaaaaaatagaagaggaGAAATAAGTAATTTCTGCTAGGTGTCACTAAGGAAAAGCTGGATAGCTGCCCTTGCTCCATACAGAATGGTCCAATTCTTAGGATCCAATCAAGGTCTACCTCTTAAACATCcttttaatggaaagaaaaataatttaaaaagcatttgtaAATAACTTTCTCAGTACATACTTATCCTTTCAGCACAACTATTAGAAAGCAGAGAGCTGAAGCTTGAAACAGCCCACCCTAATCTAGGCATAGATCACCACATCCCACAGGAGTCAAAATGCCATCAGTTAAGGGATCTGTAAGCAGGTGCCAAAGGACCACATTAACAAGATGCTCACATAATTTATACATCAATATAATACTGTATGGGAAAGTTCCAGTGCAGCTCAGGTCTGATACAGAGCTAGACAGGttcctgcttttctgcaaaGTATTGTGGGGTCTTGGATCTTCAGAGCTGTGTTATGATCCCAGGGTCTTCATCAATCCTCAGATACTTTCCACTCGCACGCTCCTTGAGTGCCCAGTCGTGGAGGAGGCTGTAATCATAGTGCTCCTTATCCACTCGTTTCAGAAAGGCCAGTCCAGAAATGGCCTGCCACTCCCTGAGAGATGGGATACGAATTTCCTTTACATTCTCACTTCCTGGGACAAAGCCAAAGAATTTCCTTACATTCTGCATGGCATACAGCCTGGAGTGCTGCTCTGTTGCCTCATCGAAGAGCTCCTGTTCATTGTCGACATAGCTGTTCCAGTATCTGAAGTGTAGAAAGCTGAGTGGGGAGAAACAGCTTGCCAGGCAGTAAGAAAGGAACACAGTGATGACTACCACAGCAATCAAAAGCCAGCCAGCCACcttaccaaaagaaaaaaaaaaaagaagaaaatatctgtTAGACCTGGAAATATTCACAGTGGTAACTTCTGAGCACCAGAAAATCCGTAAGATTACCTTTACTTGCTTTTCCTAAATAATAGCATTAACAAGGTATAAGCCTGGAAAGCATCTGTTACCACCAAACCCAGTCCATGCCTACTGGAGGCAGCCATGTAGTAAAATTACTCATTCCTTTCAAGTCCAAGAAAGTTCTGTTGTGCAGATTTAAGAACATTGCTTTCTCAGCTATCATTGTTATAAGATAGGCCATGCAAATCCTTGACTATATTAGCTTATAGCatgtttaaaaacagttttctctGAAGTGACAACTTAATGCTTCTCCTATTATTTACCCAGTATGCACACTCTTAGAATTGAGTCTGATCTATACCCCAAGATTTTACATAGGTTCACATGAAGCTCTCACAGCCTGGGCCTCTTAGtcacatttcttctgctttaatGAAGAAATTTCATACCCTCCCTGTCTCTTAAACTTCCATTTGTCATACTTGGTGTTATTTTCCAGGACACTACACAAGGAAGAATATGTCCTCAGGCAGCAGGTAACAAATGGGACAATAAGATATTGTAATTTATAAAGTTCAGTTccacttaaaagaaaagaatgggCTTCAAAACACACATAGAGATTTAGCACTCAAGGCAATGGACACTGATCTTGTTTTATGCCTGCTGAATTAGCTTCACCTCTTACCATCAAGTTTACAGGCAACAGGAGTTACTCACTTGTGACTGGTATCGGAGGAGGAGAATCACCTCATCTCTCGCCCGGCTCAGCTCTGGAGGAACCAGCTGCCCGCAGGGAAATGTTGCCAATATCCTGCTGCGCTCACTAGCGGTGACATTAGGAGCAGCTCCATAGTAATGCACAGGGACGTACTCGCTCACGGCGCAGATATAATAGGAGCCATTTATCAGGGTCACTGCAAGCCATGTGACTGGAGCAACCAGTGCCCTCCCCGTGATGCTGCACAGGacaaagcagagcagtttgTATTTCAGCAGCCAGTTTGATGAAGACTCCCTCTCAAAATGAGAACTTTTGCCCATAACCAGCCTCCACGTCTGGTTGTTCAGGGCATAGCCAACAATCAGAAGAATCAATGCAGGCACTCCTAGGAAAGCTAGCCCATAGATAAGGTTCTGTCCAACATGACAGGGACAGCTGAatgtgaagaaagagaaaagttgCTGCCCACCAATTGTCAATATTGCAATTATTGCATTGGCAATAACAACCTCTTTGCCTTTTAGAAAAGTTAACCACTTTGGAAGGAAAGTCATTTTAGATCCTGTTCTTTACCAGATTCTTTTGATTTAAGTCAATACTAGCTTTTAGCTATATTTAACTAGTGTTAGTGGCAGAGCAGAATAAACACCAACAGCTTGAAATGAATACCACCAAACAACACCCAAAAAGCCTCTACTAGTCTTTCTCCTCCCACTAATTTTCAGTGGCTTGTTTGCTAGCTTTAAGTATGCTTGCAGACATCCACTGATGGGTTTTAATTGATTCAGTAATTTATCTCAGCTGTTCTGGAAAATTGAGCTTTTAGGCTGTTGTGAGCTCTACCAGCCCATTGCTAATTGTCTGAAATTAACAATAAATTCCCCCTACCTTTTGGGTTCCATGCAGTGCTATCAAACTGATGGCTAGCCTGTCAGGATTAATTGCCAAGCTGTTTGCTAATCAACAGTAATTAGCAGaactaggaaagaaaaaaggagccTTCCAGCTATTCTCCATAAAAGATCATCCAAACAAATCCTTGGCAAATggactgattaaaaaaaaaaaaaaaaagaatgcatcCACTTTAAAATATGCTTATAAAATATTCCATAAGTTGCACAATGTTTGGAATCCCAGTGCTGTTTGCATTTGATGTCAGTTCTGGGGTAATTCATTGTCCAAACACAGGAGTCTGAGTAGTTAGCTCCTGGATCATGAGGATTTTAGTGTTTCACCTGTAGGTGGCAAGAAGCTGACGTGTCTCTTTTTGTGACAGTGCTGAATGTTTCCATTGGAAAGTTggttggggctttttgtttggttggtttgttttgttgttttttggggttttttttggaggggtAGGGGGGGAGggttattgggtttttttgggaagggGGGGTTATATGTAATCAGCTATTCCCAAAATGTCGAGCCAGCTGGTATTTGTACAGTGTGCTTGTGATTATGAGTTCTAAGATTTTGTACAAGTATAGTAATTCCTATTCCAtgcacagagatatttttttttcaattaagcATTTCCACAGCTGGTTTCTGGATATTGAGATAGATAACCTGGGCTCTGAGCATCTCTCACAAATCAAGCCTTAAGCTGGGGtctgaaaaattgaaaacatttcaCTCTTGAGGATTTTCTCTGGATCACACTTTTTCCAGTAGTTCTATGCATTGTGTAACCTAGGTTGATCTGAATATGCAAATACTTGTGTTTAAAGACTGAAAAGTCTGATATTCttaccaagaaaagaaaaaaaaaaaaaagttagctGGAAAGTTTATGGGGAAGTTTGCCTTCCCATTACATATGTCTGTCTCCAGCACACATGGACTTGGTTATGTGATATAATAGTGTCTGTACagcctcctctctctccttgcaGAGAGGGTTGCTAATAATAAATTTGGTCTCAAACAGCAGTTTTAGCACCTTCGGTGTTTGCTTGGATGGCAGAGACTCTCTCAGCTGTTGTACAGAGGGATGGCATGTCACACATGCCTTGCCTGTTCACTAGGCAGGACCCTGTTCCTCCAGTGCACTGTTAGGGTGGACACCTGCTTGTCTTGTCCCCAGTCACCATCTGGGAAGGAGGTCCTTGCTGGTAACTGACTCTCAAACAATGTGATACTCTtacacaaaattaaaagcagtaCAGAAACATGCTGAAACATCCAGCAGCATTTTGGCACAGCTTTTCTGGAACTTGTTACATTCTTAGTTTTTTGGACAGAGTAATAGCACAATGAAATCCCAGAGCTGTCTCAATACTGCCATTTTGaaccttcattttctttcagtatcaCAGGATTTTCACTAACTTTTTTTTGGTACTAGTAATGttatatttgggaaaaaaatcagtgaaataaaCCTAACAGGCTATCACAAAATTACTTTATAAGAGTCTTCTGTTATGCCTcagttcattttaaaatctctgaTTCCTTCTGAGATTTCTTTTGGAACCTGTGTCTTATTTTGGTTATAAGGGAGGAAGGCTTTCCCAAGCATCACTTGTTTACTTCAGAAACACATTAGATGTGAAACTGAAGTGGTATCcaacactgaaatattaataGTCCGCCTAAGGCTGTTGAATGAGGCAATTTATACAATCAATACAACAACTTTGtacttctgcattttcattctttggCATTTGCTTTCATTGCCTGCTGTAAATGATCCTGCTGGGTCATCCtattatggaaaaaattacagGGTTGGATCCAATTAAGAGCTTGGGTGGCACATCAAACCTTTAAGTACTTGCCTTTGCAGAGGAACCCAGGGTCCTGAGGTAGACATTTAGGCTCTTTATCCAATTCCAAGGAAGAGTTAGGACTGGATGCAATCCAAAATACCACTACCTGAGGTGACAGCTGGCTGGCCTGTGAGGCAAAAAGATGCTTATAGCTGACATCTGAGGCAAATAGAATCCATGAACAAACCTTAGTcatggttttgctttttatattgCAGGGCTCTGTCAGCTTGAACTCACTGCCAGTAACCTCACTTATGAGAAGagagatttttatattttttttaaggagtgAGAATCATTTGTCATTTCTTTTAAGACATGGTGTTCGGAAGACAGAATTCATCTTCCCATACACAGCAAAccatttttattctcctttttattGAAAGAAAGCAACCATGGCAGAATAGAGAGATTTCAGCTCCCTTCTCTCACCTGATCTAGTAAAAACTCATTCCTTTCTTCCAAAGGCTCAATTATTTGTAAGTGGATGTGACTGTGCTGCAAAGAAGCTGTGttctccagctttcctgccaTAGTTCTTCCAGTTGCACTTAGTTTTGCCACAGAGAGGATTTTGGTATTTATTGGATCAAAAAAAGGACCAGGATTTTGTTATCTAATGGCCAGGGAAAGGTAGGGAGGAAGATGGAAGTGATCTTCTATTTTCCATCTGAAGTTTGGAGGCAGAGACTGAATCCTGGTCTCTCTGGCCCTGCACACACGTTTTCATCACTGAGTTAGCAGTCCAAAGGCCAGTGTTCTGTGGCTCCTCTAGCTGCATTTTGAGCTCCATTTTGCCTGAATGTCAAGCCCACCTGTGCATGTTAGAAAGCATGGAATGAAAGCACCTGCACGACAGATTTCCTGTGGGAGTAGAAGGGAGCACTGCCCATGTCCTGTGAGCTGCCAGGTCACAGTCTGGATGCAGGCTGCCAAGTAATTTTCATGGTCTTTTTGGCCTTTGGAGAAGTTCCTGTCCCCATAACCAGGACAAGcactgatgaaaaaaataataagctTTATGTTAAGGGAAGGATAAAAATCtgttaatgattttttaaaagcttacaTATTTCACTTCAGAATTCAGCTGTGCTTTATAGGAAAATTTATGAGATTTTAGGttcctgcagagagcaggaaggaggtgATCAAATCTCAAAACACCCTCTTGAGAAACATAACCTAACCAAGGAAGTTTTAGCAGGTCAACCTAAGAGTGCTTCCCAGGCAGGGCACTACAGCAAAGAGACAGCAATGGCATTGCTTTATTTGGAAACgtggtgagagcagcagccacactggACTTCTGGTAAAAGCACTCATGTGTGATATGAGAAACCTGTGTTCAAGTTCTTTTTTTCACATAACCTCAAATCCTCAATACCTACCTCTTTTGATTCTATTTTCTGTCAGAGAAAATTTGATACAAGGTCTATCCATCTGAAAAATGGAGAGCAAACAAAAGCTTGACCCTGTATTTTACTAATTAGGACACTCGCCTTCTGTGGTTATTGCATTCTTGTTTTGGctcaaagaattttttcactttttttttttttttaggctttCTAATTAGGCAATAtctgatttattatttacttCTATGTTGCACTTATCATGTACTTGCCTCCGCAGGTATCAGCTTTCCCATAATAGCCAGTCCATTGCAAGAGACAGAGTGCTGGTTCATGCTTTTATGTGTGCTTTGGACCTTTGGGATATATTTTGTATTTGGCTTCTGGTTTTTAGTTTGATGGGAATTGAGAGAACTGATGTAGTCTAATGCTCAAGCACTGTGAAGGTGAAGACTCACCTAGCAAGGTGAAGACTCACCTTGGGGCTGAAGGCTTAATTTCTTACCTGAAAAACAGGACAGAAAGGGAGGTGGAGGGTGATTCTCCCTTTCTCACTATTCCAATTGCCTTGGATTACTTCTAAGTATATATTCAGGATTAAAACATGTGCCAGATGTGTGCCTACCTCTACTCTCTTTACAGGGCTGCAAGACAGTCCACCAAGGACTTGTTTCCCTCACTGGAGCCACTGAATCCCCAGTTTATTTGGACACAacatttcagtttccttttctcAATAATGTGCAAACCTTTTGAAATGCAGTACATTCTGCTCAATACACAGCAATATATGTGTGAATTTACTAATGTGCACGTGGgcatatatgtattttttgaAGGATGTTGATATGTCCTTACCATTGCGCTGTCTGGTGCACAGGGTTCCTCATGATTATGGTATTAATAATGCAGGCTGAAGTAATTAATCCATATATATTCTGAACCAGATAAATAGAATTGTGTTCATTTATGAGTAGTCTTAAGTGCTTTGTGGTGGGTTCACTGAAGTTGAATTATGCTAATTATAATCTTTTACaggttgggggtttttaaatGTAATGCAGTACAATTTTTTGTGGAATATGGAATTACTCTTGCAATGTGGGGCATTTTGATGCTTGTCACCAGCTGGAGacaatcagaaaaataaacccatcTCTGAATCAGTTTAGAAATGCAAGTAACTATCTAGAGGATTGTAATGccttggttttaaaatttattaaaacttaGATATGAGAAGTACCTACAATTGTTTCACTTATAAAATGGAATAAGGTTTTACAGGGTCAGAAAagcacctgaaaaaaaaaatggaagaggcAATTACATTGTAAAATTGTCAATACGAGTTCATTCTGtgtgaaataaaagcagttagGATGGCTGAGctttacacagaaaaatgtgaaaattctttttttttcctggttgaATTGCATCATAACTTTAAActatcattttttaaaatatactaaTCTTCCTTATCCCAAATGAATCACATCTGAATGCCTTCTGTGTATCTGTAGTAGTAAATATCTGTAATTTTATTCTAGCAGTGGATCTATTAGTTAATAGAATTTTAGTAACAGCATGGCATTCAGAAGAGGCCATatatttttacttccttttcGAAGAGGACACAGTTGGAATGTGTGTGCAGGTAAGTCCTATTAGGAATGACAACTACCTGATTAATTTCTAAATTCACCAGTGACCATCCTTGAAGTTCATTGCAAATCAAAATTTGGACTACCATGTAGTCCAAATTTACCATGGGGGAAAATAGATGAACTAAGCCTGGATATTCATTGCAAGGTTATTAAGAAATGGGGTTATAACAGGTTAAGAATGAGAGAATAATAATTCTATAAACCCCTTAGGAACATGGTTAGTGAAAGTACCATTTGCACAAGCTGGCAGCTGTACAGGTACAGGATTTATTCCTCTGGGAAGCTGAGCTCTCCCAGTCTGCCCTGGCAGCTTTGCACAAACATGGTGGTATCAGTGCCTTAAAAGCCACACTTCCCCAACTTAGGCAGATATTAACTCACCAGACTACAGCAGTAAGAGTTGGCAGACTACTATGGCTTCTTTAGATTGAAAACaatcaatttttatttcccttgtaCAGCAGTATGTTGCAATtgtgtttttattctttagAGTGGAAGTTTTTAGCTCTTCAAACACCAAAGTCTGatagaaacaacaaaataaattaactgTCCCTAAAACCGTAAGACCTGTTCTGTTTGACTTCCCATGTGCGCTAGCTGTGCATTTGATTACAAACCATTCCTATGCACAGAGTGATTATTTATGTTGTGGACAGTGGCAGATCTGTTCAGTCAAATTCCTCCCAAAGGGCTCAGTGCAGGCAGAGAATAGGAGGAGCATCAGCAGCATTACAGACTGCAGCAAACACATCTCATGCAAAAGACagaagagcagggaggagaaaagagaagagaaaggattGAGAGAAGCCTGTGCTGcttgaggaagaaaatatataaactgACAATCAAATACATCAGGAGTTACACAAGCAGCATGTCTCGGTCACCAGGAAGAAAGCAGGAGAACCACAAAATAGTAAGACATTTTTGTAATGTGTTATTAAAAGAGTGCATGAAATAAGAGTAACCTATTCTTTTATTGATGACTTTTACACTCCTTTTTCTGAACAATCTGAAAGTACTGAAAGGATAGGGATAAGATTGGTGGTACAAGAGCAGAGTTGCTGACAGCATTTATGGCTGCTATTCCTGTTGCTGAGATTCTGTACAGGCTTGGGAAAGAGGGGCACACAATTTCTGAGACTGCAAGCTGTTCAGAAACAGCAGTCTAAGTGCTTTGGTCTAAGATACAAATGCCAGGTAAGTTTATGTACCTCTGCGGTTAGATAGTCATTCAATGAAACAGAGAAGGAGATCTCTGTTCTATGCTTGAATGATTTGATTCCACACAAACCTTTCTTCAGGAGTTTAGAGCCTTAGGGCTTTCTCTATGGTGAATGGTGAATTTGGACAGGAACTGGGCAGTGGAAAAATTCCTGAAGACTTTAAGACAATGTTGTATCAATTTCTGAAAAGAGGACAGAGGCCTCCACTGAAAAACAATTAGAAGAGTGTAATAAAATTACAAGTTTACAAACAAAAAGTATTCCAATGGATTGTGACTGTGGCTGATAAATTTGATTACATTGGTATATTATGCTTAAGTTTCTTTGAGGTAATTTTCTTGTTGCAACAGAGACTTTTTGCTGAACAATAATAACAAAGCAATAGAGGACCTGTATCACATCCATTTACTCCATTGAAAACTTGTTACTGAGAATTTGGCCAAgagtagaatatttttttaaacaggagtTATCACTAAAATGAGTTTGGAAAATGATTCTGCTTAAGATTTTGAACAGTgactttttaaaacagcagcactgattAAACTCCAAACTTCTGACGCAAAGGAAGCAGAACTTTCCACCCAGCTGTTCTTACTTTGCTAGTGTGtttgttctgttgtttttaCTGGTATTCACTATTATTTTTCCACAGgctagagaaaaaaagcagcactggtCTGAGCACATGCCAGAGGGCTATAGCACTTCAATTAATTGCTGTCCAAGGAGTTTAGTAAGAGTCAACCCAATCTCTCACTTAAAGGACAGCTGCTACTCCTGCTAAATACAGACAGTTCTGTAGTGCATGGATGTGATCTGGCAGGGCAGTGAGAGAAGGAAACTCTCCTCCAAACTGTTGCACACCTGAAGACCCCACAGTACTGCTTGTGGCAGGACCAGTGCAGAGACATACCTTTGGCATCTTCAGTTGCTCTCCATGTTCTTTGGGGGCTGCAATCCTCACCATCCCCTTTGtcttgttgtttttctttaccCCGTCCTGAATTATAGTATCATTTCATTGTTCTGAgctaaatttttatttactttttacttttttagaGAAAGCAGCTAATTATTTGAATCAGATCAACCCTACCTTTGTGAATTGTTGTGCTACTGCAGAAGGATTAATAGCTCATTgcctcttttcctgctgcttatTATTCTTGGGTGGCACTTGACAACATTTGTCAATCCAGCTTACATACACTCAAGATGCAAGAATTACTGATAATAGTAACTCTGAGTATACCAAGAAATGGTACTTATGACAACCAAAATCCCTTACAAAACTCAAGTGAGGATCAACGTAGATTCTGTCATGCTTGAAATGTGGATTTCAGTGATTATGCATCCATGgacaaaaatttctttattaatttaaattaatttttacttgcttttaaAGAGCAACAGCTTAAAAACATGGAAGAGTTGGATTTTAGCTCGCTTCATTtttgattttcttattttctgacAGAGCAGAGAACTTTTTGTACTCACATATGGGGCCTTGGTAGCCCAGCTGTGCAAGGAGTATGAAAAAGATGAAGATGTCAATGCCTGTTTAGATAGAATGTAAGTACTGctttaaatgttcatttttatcCATAATGctatttgttttaatatatattacctttcagctttttgtttgttatcTCTCAAGTTCCAGCATTTTGTCTGTGGTTACAGGGAAGACAGGGAAAAGGTTCAATAGTCTGTCAACAGAAACAACACCAATTTGTGAATTAATATCAACCATTAGCTTTTTAATCCTCTGTGGAAAAGTGTTAGGACTGATTTCATAGCTTTCACTTGTTCCTTGCTGATCCTTTAATTATGCTAATTATTAATATAAACTTCTAAATTCCATATCCTATATCCCTTACTGGGTTAGGGGCAAATGAGCCTCTCCCCTTTAAAAGACCATACAGCAATGAGTGAGATAGCACAAAATGTCAGTGAAGGTGGATTTTTACATGGATAACCTCCTTGGAAAATGAAGATCCGATGTTTGCAAACCCTGTCATCCTGACTGAGATTCTTAGGCATTACTACCATAAAGATAACAATATAATGGAAAACTGGCAAGAAACAACTTTTTAGCTGGTCAACAAGAACATATAGTAAGGCCTTTGGCAGAACAGTTAGGATTATATTTCTGGGCAAAGTGAGCATGCAAAATGGATTTACAAAAATCACAGTGGGCAGAATAACCTTACCACTTTACTATTAACCTGAAAGTTTGCAAACTAGCTGTAGTCCAATAACTATCCAtgagagtaaaagaaaaaaaaagtcattgtttgggaaaaagaaaagtaatttattcaCAAACTTATAAGGGATAACATCCCTCAGATACTTTTTTGTATTCATCTCTCATTCAGATCTGGTGAAAatcatacatttaaaatatgcacAGGCTTCTTCAATGATGCCATGGTATAAATTACTAGAGAGCAGTTTTGGAAGATGTGAAGACAGATTTTGCTCCTTATGTTTTCATTATTGCAGTTGTTTCTATgaaatctttttgttttgaggaAGACTGGATCATGTAATGACAGGTTTCATTAAAACAATGTGTTCTTTACCTCTGTGATTATGAAAAAGCCCAGCTTCACAAAGAAACCTCACATCTCAGCAGACCTGTGACAGGTGGGGACAGTGTACTTATCTCTCTCTGTGTACATTTATAGTCTGTGGTGAGA is from Serinus canaria isolate serCan28SL12 chromosome 3, serCan2020, whole genome shotgun sequence and encodes:
- the CALHM4 gene encoding calcium homeostasis modulator protein 4, producing MTFLPKWLTFLKGKEVVIANAIIAILTIGGQQLFSFFTFSCPCHVGQNLIYGLAFLGVPALILLIVGYALNNQTWRLVMGKSSHFERESSSNWLLKYKLLCFVLCSITGRALVAPVTWLAVTLINGSYYICAVSEYVPVHYYGAAPNVTASERSRILATFPCGQLVPPELSRARDEVILLLRYQSQVAGWLLIAVVVITVFLSYCLASCFSPLSFLHFRYWNSYVDNEQELFDEATEQHSRLYAMQNVRKFFGFVPGSENVKEIRIPSLREWQAISGLAFLKRVDKEHYDYSLLHDWALKERASGKYLRIDEDPGIITQL